In a genomic window of Leisingera caerulea DSM 24564:
- a CDS encoding FliH/SctL family protein, whose protein sequence is MTIAHLLEDFGFETPAEPAVAAVSEEVIEEQRLASFEKGYSAGWDDAVTAKDQETIRISAELANSLEDLSFTYHEAQTQLLDSLDPMFKVLTSAILPDAMAASFGHHIVDQLAGMAKGQTDQPMQIVVSPGEGAPVRSLLPQNFSVPVTVREDSTLSSGQAYLSVGSTECEINCNALLESIEDSIEAFTYHAKEDSQYG, encoded by the coding sequence ATGACGATTGCGCATTTGCTTGAGGACTTCGGATTTGAAACGCCCGCTGAACCTGCGGTGGCAGCGGTCTCCGAAGAAGTCATAGAAGAACAGCGGCTGGCCTCCTTTGAAAAAGGTTACAGCGCCGGCTGGGATGATGCAGTGACAGCCAAGGATCAGGAAACCATCCGGATCTCGGCCGAATTGGCCAATTCGCTGGAAGACCTGAGCTTTACCTATCACGAAGCGCAGACACAGCTGCTCGATTCGCTGGATCCGATGTTTAAGGTTCTGACCAGCGCAATATTGCCGGATGCGATGGCAGCCTCCTTCGGCCATCACATTGTTGACCAGCTTGCCGGAATGGCAAAAGGACAGACAGACCAGCCGATGCAAATCGTGGTGTCTCCCGGCGAAGGGGCACCGGTGCGCAGCCTCCTGCCGCAGAATTTTTCCGTCCCGGTTACGGTACGGGAAGACAGCACGCTGTCCTCCGGCCAGGCCTATCTGAGCGTTGGCAGCACCGAATGCGAAATCAATTGCAACGCCCTTCTCGAATCGATCGAAGATTCGATTGAAGCCTTCACCTATCACGCGAAAGAGGACAGCCAATATGGATGA
- a CDS encoding FliM/FliN family flagellar motor switch protein: protein MDDAADLNMKAADASNPFVSVPVEVVVSVGKARPLIRDLVSLGENAILTLDKRVEDPVDLYVGDRLVARGQLEELEGEQAGQLAVRLTEIADLQSGLG, encoded by the coding sequence ATGGATGACGCCGCCGATCTGAACATGAAAGCCGCTGACGCAAGCAACCCTTTTGTTTCGGTTCCCGTCGAAGTGGTTGTATCGGTCGGCAAGGCCCGGCCGCTGATCCGCGATTTGGTCAGCCTTGGGGAAAATGCGATCCTGACGCTCGACAAGCGGGTTGAAGATCCGGTCGACCTCTATGTCGGGGACCGGCTGGTCGCCCGTGGCCAGCTGGAAGAACTGGAAGGAGAGCAGGCCGGACAGCTGGCCGTGCGCCTGACGGAAATTGCCGATCTGCAAAGCGGTTTGGGATGA
- the fliP gene encoding flagellar type III secretion system pore protein FliP (The bacterial flagellar biogenesis protein FliP forms a type III secretion system (T3SS)-type pore required for flagellar assembly.), producing MTHTTFVRAALVSALLLALPQTALAQELSLSLADGESISARSIQLILLITVLSLAPGLLIMITCFPFLVTVLSILRQGIGLQQAPPNMLIISLALFLTYFVMEPVFTDAWNSGISPLLQEQLEPGEAISRSLEPFRAFMANRLDPDTFYAIADLRPETQGMDPVPEAPLSALVPSFLLSEIARAFQIGFLVFLPFLVIDLVVAAILMSMGMMMVPPAIVSLPFKLAFFVVADGWSLIATALVRSYYP from the coding sequence ATGACACACACGACCTTTGTGCGGGCGGCCTTGGTTTCAGCGCTTCTGCTGGCCTTGCCGCAGACCGCCCTGGCTCAAGAACTGAGCCTTTCGCTGGCAGACGGCGAGTCGATTTCAGCCCGCTCGATCCAGCTGATTCTGCTGATTACCGTGCTCAGCCTGGCCCCCGGCCTGCTGATCATGATCACCTGCTTTCCGTTCCTGGTGACTGTCCTGTCGATCCTGCGTCAGGGCATCGGACTGCAGCAGGCGCCGCCGAACATGCTTATCATCAGCCTGGCGCTGTTTCTGACATACTTCGTGATGGAGCCGGTCTTTACCGACGCCTGGAACAGCGGGATCAGCCCGCTGCTGCAGGAGCAGCTAGAGCCGGGCGAGGCCATCTCGCGCAGCCTGGAGCCGTTCCGGGCCTTCATGGCCAACCGGCTGGATCCGGACACGTTTTACGCAATTGCGGATCTCAGGCCGGAAACACAGGGCATGGACCCGGTGCCGGAGGCGCCGCTGTCCGCACTCGTGCCAAGCTTCCTGCTGTCGGAAATTGCGCGCGCCTTTCAGATCGGGTTTCTGGTCTTTCTGCCGTTCCTGGTGATCGATCTGGTGGTCGCCGCGATACTGATGTCGATGGGTATGATGATGGTGCCCCCGGCCATCGTGTCCCTGCCGTTCAAACTGGCGTTTTTTGTCGTTGCCGACGGCTGGAGCCTGATCGCCACTGCCCTTGTGCGCAGCTACTACCCCTGA
- a CDS encoding flagellar basal body P-ring protein FlgI, with amino-acid sequence MMFFLRLFFACLFLLPAVAQANTIRLKDLVEFDGVRGNDLVGYGLVVGLDGTGDGLRNSPFTEEIMSNILERLGVNVTGEQFRPKNVAAVFVTATLPPFARVGSTIDVTVSAIGDSKSLMGGTLIMTPLNAADGQIYAVAQGTILAGGTVAEGEAATVTQGVPTAGVIPSGARVEREIDFDLASLSSMRLALREPDFTTAGRIERAINNEFGGNVALMRDSGTVEVDIRRTNTRSTAHAVGRIENILVEPQRKARVVVDQRSGTIVMGSDVRISRVAVAQGNLTLRIEETPLVVQPNPFADGETVVVPRTGAAIEEEEGIQLAEVPETTSLSEVVAGLNALGVSPRDMIDILKSLKAAGALHAEFVVR; translated from the coding sequence ATGATGTTTTTTCTGCGTCTCTTCTTTGCGTGCCTGTTTCTGCTGCCCGCGGTGGCGCAGGCAAATACCATCCGGCTCAAAGATCTGGTGGAATTCGACGGCGTTCGCGGCAATGACCTGGTCGGCTACGGCCTGGTTGTCGGCCTGGACGGCACCGGTGACGGATTGCGCAATTCTCCGTTCACCGAAGAGATCATGTCCAACATTCTGGAACGTCTTGGCGTCAATGTGACCGGCGAGCAGTTCCGGCCCAAGAACGTGGCGGCGGTCTTTGTGACTGCCACCCTTCCGCCCTTTGCCCGCGTCGGCAGCACAATTGACGTGACCGTTTCGGCCATCGGCGATTCCAAGAGCCTGATGGGCGGAACATTAATCATGACCCCCCTGAACGCCGCGGACGGCCAGATTTATGCCGTCGCCCAGGGGACGATCCTGGCTGGCGGCACGGTGGCCGAAGGCGAAGCTGCCACGGTTACTCAAGGGGTGCCGACGGCAGGTGTTATTCCGTCTGGCGCCCGTGTCGAGCGGGAGATCGATTTCGACCTGGCCTCGCTGAGTTCCATGCGGCTGGCGCTGCGGGAGCCGGATTTCACCACCGCTGGCCGGATCGAACGTGCGATCAACAACGAGTTTGGCGGTAATGTTGCCCTGATGCGGGATTCCGGAACCGTCGAAGTCGATATCCGCCGCACCAATACCCGCTCAACTGCGCACGCGGTGGGCCGGATCGAGAATATCCTGGTCGAGCCTCAGCGCAAGGCACGGGTAGTGGTCGACCAGCGCTCCGGCACTATCGTGATGGGCAGCGACGTGCGCATTTCCCGTGTGGCGGTCGCTCAAGGCAACCTCACCCTGCGGATCGAAGAGACGCCGCTTGTTGTGCAGCCCAATCCGTTTGCGGATGGCGAAACGGTTGTCGTGCCGCGTACCGGTGCTGCCATTGAGGAAGAGGAGGGAATCCAACTTGCAGAAGTGCCGGAGACGACCTCGCTTTCGGAAGTCGTGGCAGGCTTGAATGCCCTCGGAGTGTCGCCACGGGACATGATCGACATTCTGAAAAGCCTGAAGGCCGCTGGGGCCTTGCATGCGGAATTTGTTGTTCGCTGA